A region from the Candidatus Kryptoniota bacterium genome encodes:
- the ricT gene encoding regulatory iron-sulfur-containing complex subunit RicT, producing the protein MPDDLGEFEGLEGLEDREYELGVEEIEATALSEFVGPCGGCTECASGSPPVGADLENKEAALDVVEIRFKSSRSCFCVNNSGGEIKAGSMVILDAERGTDMGMVVSVGEAAHEKRRSRGLVGQPMRNVLRLAGEEDVRQLEENRQTEEKAVAIFNARSQKYHLDMKLALVEYQFDRSRITFYFTAEGRVDFRLLVRDLASVYRTRIELRQIGARDEARKIGALGICGREICCLGWMSQIKRVNLDHARFQNLSLNPQRLAGSCGRLKCCILFELESYADALRRFPPLTAKIVTSKGEGVIDKLDIFRDFIYIRYQNTDVVEAVNLADVKSFQNTYHVNQIHNH; encoded by the coding sequence ATGCCTGATGATCTTGGCGAATTTGAAGGGTTAGAAGGGCTAGAAGATAGAGAGTACGAACTTGGAGTCGAGGAGATCGAAGCTACTGCGCTCTCCGAGTTCGTTGGACCTTGTGGAGGATGCACGGAGTGTGCATCGGGGTCGCCGCCTGTCGGAGCAGACCTGGAAAACAAGGAAGCCGCACTTGATGTGGTTGAGATCCGTTTTAAGTCGAGTCGCAGCTGCTTTTGCGTGAATAACTCGGGCGGCGAGATCAAAGCTGGATCTATGGTCATTCTTGATGCAGAGCGCGGGACCGATATGGGGATGGTCGTTTCTGTCGGCGAAGCCGCGCATGAGAAGCGCCGCTCCAGAGGACTTGTAGGTCAACCAATGAGAAACGTTCTCCGACTTGCCGGAGAAGAGGACGTCAGACAACTGGAGGAGAACCGCCAGACGGAAGAGAAGGCGGTTGCGATTTTCAACGCGAGGAGTCAGAAATATCACCTCGATATGAAACTGGCGCTTGTGGAATACCAGTTCGACCGGTCGCGGATAACTTTCTATTTCACCGCTGAAGGGCGTGTCGACTTCAGGCTGCTGGTGCGCGATCTTGCGAGTGTATACAGGACCAGGATTGAGCTCAGGCAGATCGGCGCGCGTGACGAGGCGCGAAAGATAGGAGCACTCGGAATTTGCGGCAGGGAGATCTGTTGTTTGGGATGGATGTCGCAAATCAAGCGTGTCAATCTCGATCACGCAAGATTCCAGAATCTCTCTCTCAATCCTCAGAGGCTTGCGGGCTCTTGTGGAAGGCTGAAGTGCTGCATTCTTTTTGAACTGGAAAGCTACGCTGATGCCTTGAGAAGATTTCCACCTTTAACGGCGAAGATCGTCACTTCGAAGGGCGAGGGGGTCATAGATAAATTGGACATATTCAGAGACTTCATTTATATACGTTATCAGAACACGGATGTAGTGGAGGCAGTTAACCTGGCCGACGTTAAATCCTTCCAGAACACATACCACGTAAACCAGATTCATAACCATTAA
- the metG gene encoding methionine--tRNA ligase: protein MSSQFSRTLVTAALPYANGPIHLGHLAGAYLPADIYVRYLRLKGEDVIFICGSDEHGVPITITAEKEHVGPQEIVDRYHSMNKSSFEKFGMSFDNYSRTSLPVHHQTGQEFFLEFYRQKLLVEKSEKQLYCETDRMFLADRYVEGTCPVCGNPEARGDQCERCGTWLEQTQLINPKCKICGSTPVVRETKHWYFPLGRFQKRLEEYVRSRSWKDNVRAYIDSWLLEGLQDRAVTRDLHWGIPVPLHGYENKVLYVWFEAVLGYISSTRELSQLRGDPDLWKRYWQDEGTRYIAFIGKDNIVFHTLIFPAFLMAWNDGGKSRYILPDAVPANEFLNFEGKKFSKSRGWGIDLGDFISVFPPDTLRYALALNLPESRDSDFYWKDFQARVNNELADTLGNFVNRTLQFVQRYYVGKVPARGKLSDLDRWAISQIEDAPAKVGKLFDEFKFRDGVVEAMSLARSANKYFNDSQPWKTRIEDPEQCGTTINICVQMTRSLAIILSPVIPFASEEIWRMLRLDGKAASARWDSTGSLEIPDGKELGELRILFAKIEDSVIDDEISKTTGNDANISVSPKSPFAPLKPKITIDDFRKVDLRVGKITACEKVPKSEKLLRIEVEVGPDKRQVIAGIAKHYKPEQLLGRNIIIVANLEPAKLMGLESNGMLLAASTEDGKLAILSIDVDLESGSIVK from the coding sequence TTGTCTTCGCAATTCTCACGTACGCTCGTCACTGCTGCGCTTCCCTATGCAAACGGGCCGATTCATCTTGGCCACCTGGCCGGTGCGTATTTACCCGCCGACATTTACGTGCGCTACCTGCGCCTGAAAGGCGAAGACGTGATATTTATCTGCGGTTCGGACGAACACGGCGTTCCTATCACTATCACTGCCGAAAAAGAGCATGTCGGACCTCAGGAAATTGTCGATCGATATCATTCGATGAACAAATCGAGCTTCGAAAAATTCGGAATGAGCTTCGACAACTATTCCAGGACGAGTCTCCCTGTCCATCACCAGACCGGACAGGAATTCTTTCTTGAGTTCTATCGCCAGAAACTTCTGGTCGAAAAGAGTGAGAAGCAGCTTTACTGTGAAACCGATCGGATGTTTCTTGCTGACAGGTATGTCGAAGGCACTTGTCCTGTCTGTGGGAATCCGGAGGCACGAGGAGACCAGTGCGAAAGGTGCGGTACGTGGCTTGAGCAAACACAGCTGATAAATCCGAAATGCAAAATCTGCGGATCAACTCCTGTCGTCCGTGAAACTAAGCACTGGTATTTTCCACTCGGTCGTTTCCAGAAAAGACTGGAGGAATATGTCCGGTCACGGTCCTGGAAGGATAACGTCCGCGCATATATCGACAGTTGGTTGTTGGAGGGTCTGCAGGATCGCGCTGTAACCAGGGATCTTCATTGGGGAATCCCGGTGCCGCTTCATGGCTACGAGAACAAAGTGTTATATGTCTGGTTCGAAGCGGTCCTCGGATATATTTCTTCCACGCGCGAACTCTCTCAGCTGAGGGGAGACCCCGATCTCTGGAAAAGATACTGGCAGGATGAAGGAACCCGGTATATCGCGTTCATAGGAAAAGACAATATCGTATTTCACACATTGATCTTTCCCGCATTCCTCATGGCATGGAACGACGGCGGAAAATCACGATATATACTTCCCGATGCGGTTCCCGCCAACGAGTTCCTGAATTTCGAAGGAAAGAAATTTTCGAAGAGCAGAGGATGGGGCATAGACCTCGGTGATTTTATTTCAGTGTTTCCGCCGGACACATTGAGATACGCGTTGGCATTAAATCTGCCGGAATCACGCGACAGCGATTTCTATTGGAAGGATTTCCAGGCGCGCGTAAACAACGAGCTTGCCGACACACTCGGGAATTTTGTGAACAGGACACTCCAATTTGTCCAAAGGTATTACGTCGGAAAAGTGCCGGCAAGAGGAAAACTAAGCGATCTTGATCGGTGGGCGATAAGCCAGATAGAGGATGCACCTGCCAAAGTGGGGAAATTGTTCGATGAGTTCAAATTCCGTGACGGAGTCGTCGAAGCGATGTCGCTTGCCCGTTCTGCCAACAAGTATTTCAATGACTCGCAGCCATGGAAAACGAGGATCGAAGATCCGGAGCAATGCGGGACGACGATTAACATTTGCGTCCAGATGACGCGTTCGCTTGCCATAATTCTCTCTCCTGTGATCCCATTCGCATCCGAGGAAATCTGGAGAATGTTGCGGCTCGACGGAAAGGCCGCGTCCGCCCGATGGGACTCCACAGGGTCGCTCGAAATTCCGGATGGGAAGGAACTGGGCGAACTCCGTATATTGTTTGCCAAGATTGAGGACTCCGTGATTGATGACGAGATAAGCAAGACGACCGGCAACGATGCGAACATCTCCGTGTCTCCCAAGTCTCCTTTCGCGCCGCTGAAACCGAAGATTACGATCGATGATTTCAGAAAGGTCGACTTGCGTGTTGGAAAAATAACCGCATGCGAAAAGGTTCCTAAGTCGGAAAAGCTCCTTCGGATCGAAGTTGAGGTGGGTCCAGACAAGCGCCAGGTAATTGCCGGAATCGCGAAGCATTATAAACCGGAACAGCTGTTGGGAAGGAACATCATCATTGTCGCGAATCTCGAACCGGCCAAACTGATGGGACTGGAATCGAACGGTATGCTCCTTGCGGCTTCCACTGAAGACGGCAAGCTTGCCATCCTCTCGATTGACGTCGACCTCGAGAGCGGCAGCATCGTTAAATAA
- a CDS encoding D-glycerate dehydrogenase, whose protein sequence is MKSVQANQRVVVTRRIPENGVLLLKRHFTVDMNMINKDLTPTELLRKLDGAFGVVAMLSNRFDKDVISRLSSIKVISDFAVGYNNIDVPAATRKGIVVTNTPGVLTDATADMAIGLLLATARRIAEGDRLVRSGKFTGWTPLLMLGHEVNGKTIGIIGAGRIGTAVARRSLGFRMVIKYFSHKRNSEIESIGGEFLQLEDLLSVADFVSVNVPLTDDTRGMIGPRELKLMNPDSIIINTARGEIIDEDALISSLKNRKIAGAGLDVYVNEPKINKALMRLDNVVLAPHLGSATVETRAKMSELAAANVIAVYKGERPPAIVNPEVLAV, encoded by the coding sequence ATGAAATCAGTCCAAGCAAATCAAAGAGTTGTAGTTACCCGCCGTATTCCTGAAAACGGAGTATTGCTCCTGAAGAGACACTTTACGGTCGATATGAACATGATTAACAAGGACCTGACTCCCACGGAGCTCCTGAGGAAGCTCGATGGTGCTTTCGGGGTTGTCGCGATGCTGAGTAATAGGTTCGACAAAGATGTCATTTCCAGGCTCTCGAGTATAAAGGTGATATCCGACTTTGCAGTTGGCTACAACAACATTGATGTCCCTGCTGCCACAAGGAAGGGAATTGTCGTAACAAACACGCCCGGCGTTCTTACGGATGCGACTGCCGATATGGCGATAGGGTTGCTCCTTGCGACCGCGAGGCGAATTGCGGAAGGTGATCGGCTGGTGCGTTCGGGAAAATTCACAGGCTGGACGCCGCTACTGATGCTCGGTCATGAGGTGAACGGCAAAACAATAGGAATCATCGGAGCTGGAAGAATCGGGACGGCGGTCGCGCGGAGATCTCTCGGGTTCCGGATGGTAATCAAGTACTTTTCACATAAAAGGAACAGTGAGATAGAATCGATTGGAGGTGAATTCCTCCAACTCGAAGACCTCCTGAGCGTCGCCGATTTCGTAAGTGTGAATGTCCCGCTCACGGACGATACCCGCGGGATGATCGGGCCGCGCGAGTTGAAACTCATGAACCCCGATTCTATCATCATCAATACTGCACGCGGGGAGATAATTGACGAAGACGCTTTGATCAGCTCCTTGAAGAATCGGAAGATTGCCGGCGCGGGACTCGACGTTTATGTCAACGAGCCGAAAATAAACAAGGCCTTGATGCGACTCGACAATGTCGTGCTAGCTCCGCATCTCGGCAGCGCAACTGTGGAGACGCGCGCGAAGATGTCCGAGCTTGCCGCTGCCAACGTCATCGCGGTCTATAAAGGTGAACGTCCCCCCGCGATCGTGAACCCCGAAGTCCTTGCCGTCTGA
- a CDS encoding NHL repeat-containing protein has protein sequence MRIFLKMDLIRSFLSTISDQFALLLAPALILFLTSFHELPSLVADYSFGNFRDPRGISIDAAGTVYVVDTGRDLLLRYDTKGDSTGGVGGYGWGDYQFDKPYDVCATNGVEIYVADYNNQRIQRFDRTLANVATLDTHDAADESDRFGYPSGVAVSRLGDLFICDDEDIRMVKVNTFSTVERTFGNYGEGAGALSMPGQVAIGSHDEIYVSDKGRIAVYDNFGNFVRSIGAGLLHNPTGIGVGNDKVGVCDSDTLYFFALGGELLARFSPADVVGENVAHFEDVSIEANKIYILTDRKVVVTRSNF, from the coding sequence ATGAGAATATTTCTAAAGATGGATCTCATCAGGTCATTTCTGTCGACAATTTCGGATCAATTTGCTTTACTTCTCGCACCGGCACTGATTCTTTTTTTGACTTCATTCCACGAACTTCCCTCCCTTGTTGCAGATTACTCGTTCGGCAATTTCAGGGACCCAAGGGGAATAAGTATTGATGCGGCGGGGACCGTCTACGTGGTTGACACAGGGAGGGACTTGCTTTTGCGATACGACACCAAAGGTGATTCCACGGGAGGAGTCGGAGGCTATGGCTGGGGAGATTATCAATTCGACAAGCCTTACGATGTCTGCGCGACAAACGGAGTCGAAATCTACGTTGCCGACTACAACAACCAGAGGATCCAGCGGTTTGACAGGACTCTTGCGAACGTCGCGACATTAGACACGCACGACGCGGCGGACGAGTCTGACCGATTCGGATATCCTTCCGGAGTCGCCGTTTCGAGGCTTGGCGATTTGTTCATTTGCGACGACGAAGATATCAGGATGGTGAAGGTCAACACTTTCTCAACTGTTGAACGAACATTCGGAAATTATGGAGAGGGCGCGGGAGCACTCTCCATGCCTGGTCAGGTGGCAATCGGATCCCACGACGAAATTTACGTTTCCGATAAAGGACGAATCGCGGTCTACGATAATTTTGGAAACTTCGTCAGGTCAATAGGCGCCGGGCTGCTTCACAATCCCACCGGCATAGGAGTAGGGAATGACAAGGTCGGTGTTTGTGACTCGGATACATTGTACTTTTTCGCTCTCGGAGGCGAGCTCCTTGCCAGGTTTTCACCGGCAGATGTGGTGGGGGAAAATGTGGCTCACTTCGAGGATGTGTCGATAGAGGCAAATAAGATCTATATCCTGACAGACAGAAAGGTCGTCGTCACAAGATCGAACTTCTAA
- a CDS encoding DNA polymerase IV — MSASERDRYPTIFHIDVDAFFASVEVALNPDLAGKAVIVGGLSTDRGVVACPNYEARKLGVKTAMPISAAYSLAPDAVFIRGSYRTYENYSRRFIKILEDFSPDVRAASLDEAYLDANGCLHFWDFQPRLLASEIKRAISDELKITVSIGVASNKLCAKVASDYSKKTRDTASKSGPPDGLYIVDLGSEKDFLAPLPVSSIPGIGRRTTEVLNDIGITTVGALAGYDKKSLHEIFGLVGEFLYRAANGLGDRIISSEAGHAKSISRSTTFGEDSDDEDFILSTIFTLSESVASELRDGRLAATTINVKMRYSHGTPILGFSEKRRFTDRQFVTYQKDFTVREPTNSEFEITSVAFELFKSLWLPGKKVRYVGVRVSNIREEKSQLDIFRADHDKRRDLLFDIDKIRGKFGYDSVYFGIAKLADNRRAAAHRVVGFVPHSRRR, encoded by the coding sequence GTGTCTGCCTCAGAGAGAGACAGGTATCCTACCATATTTCACATCGACGTCGATGCGTTCTTCGCATCCGTCGAGGTGGCACTCAATCCTGATCTTGCGGGCAAGGCTGTAATCGTCGGAGGTCTCTCGACTGACCGGGGAGTGGTCGCCTGCCCGAACTACGAGGCGAGGAAACTCGGTGTGAAAACTGCGATGCCAATATCCGCGGCGTACTCCCTCGCGCCCGATGCAGTTTTCATAAGAGGAAGCTATCGAACATATGAGAACTATTCACGCCGGTTCATAAAGATTCTCGAAGATTTTTCTCCCGACGTCCGCGCCGCCAGTCTCGACGAAGCATATCTCGACGCGAACGGGTGTCTTCATTTCTGGGATTTTCAACCTCGACTCCTCGCTTCTGAGATCAAGAGGGCGATATCGGACGAACTGAAAATAACCGTCTCGATAGGAGTCGCTTCCAATAAATTATGCGCGAAGGTAGCTTCCGACTATTCAAAGAAGACGCGTGACACTGCTTCAAAGTCCGGACCACCGGATGGCCTTTATATCGTCGACCTGGGAAGTGAAAAAGATTTTCTTGCACCCCTTCCCGTCTCTTCGATTCCTGGAATAGGTAGACGCACAACCGAGGTGCTGAACGATATCGGAATTACAACCGTTGGCGCGCTAGCCGGGTACGACAAGAAATCACTTCACGAAATCTTCGGCCTCGTCGGCGAATTCCTCTACCGAGCAGCCAATGGTCTCGGGGATAGGATTATCTCATCGGAAGCCGGGCACGCGAAGTCAATTTCCAGGAGCACGACATTCGGCGAAGATTCGGATGATGAAGACTTCATATTATCCACGATATTCACTCTCTCCGAAAGTGTTGCGTCGGAACTCAGGGACGGACGTCTGGCGGCAACAACTATTAATGTTAAGATGCGCTATTCTCACGGTACTCCGATCTTGGGCTTTAGTGAAAAGCGCAGATTCACTGATCGGCAATTCGTAACTTACCAGAAGGATTTCACGGTGAGAGAGCCCACGAATTCAGAATTCGAAATCACTTCGGTTGCTTTCGAACTCTTCAAATCGCTCTGGCTTCCTGGCAAAAAGGTCAGATATGTCGGTGTACGCGTTTCAAATATCAGAGAGGAAAAAAGCCAGCTCGACATTTTTCGGGCGGATCACGACAAGCGACGAGACTTGCTTTTTGATATAGACAAGATCCGTGGAAAATTCGGTTACGATTCCGTTTACTTCGGGATAGCTAAACTTGCCGATAACAGACGCGCCGCGGCGCACCGGGTAGTCGGATTTGTGCCGCATTCACGCCGCAGATAA
- the lexA gene encoding transcriptional repressor LexA yields the protein MEELTDRQQRVFKFIQAHYKKNGFPPTIREIGHHIGVKWNHGIERHLDALEKKGYIKRSRDKSRGIQLAYKTTGTEVPIVGRITAGKPILAVENIEERVVLDPSFVRGDSNFLLMVEGLSMKDAGILDGDLVLVRQQSTAEPGDIVAALLHDEEATVKRFRQDGDQIFLEPENPEFAPIVVDSSSVKIIGKVLAVLRLLDNQLTVKKLP from the coding sequence ATGGAAGAGCTGACTGACAGGCAACAGAGGGTTTTTAAATTTATTCAGGCGCACTACAAGAAGAACGGTTTTCCTCCGACGATCAGGGAGATCGGTCATCACATAGGTGTGAAATGGAATCACGGAATAGAAAGACATCTTGATGCGCTTGAGAAAAAGGGGTACATAAAGCGCTCGCGTGACAAAAGCAGAGGCATCCAGCTCGCTTACAAGACCACAGGAACGGAAGTGCCGATAGTCGGACGAATCACCGCCGGCAAGCCCATTCTCGCCGTGGAAAATATAGAGGAGCGTGTTGTCCTCGATCCTTCATTCGTTCGCGGCGACAGCAACTTTCTGCTGATGGTAGAAGGGTTGAGCATGAAGGACGCCGGTATTCTCGACGGCGACCTGGTGTTGGTGCGTCAGCAATCGACTGCGGAACCCGGCGATATTGTTGCCGCGCTGCTGCACGACGAGGAAGCAACCGTAAAAAGATTCAGACAAGATGGCGACCAGATTTTTCTTGAACCGGAGAATCCTGAATTTGCTCCCATCGTAGTAGACTCTTCCTCGGTGAAAATAATTGGGAAGGTGCTCGCAGTACTCAGGCTTCTCGATAATCAGCTCACAGTGAAGAAACTTCCCTAA
- a CDS encoding RodZ domain-containing protein, which yields MENFSEYLRKQRQERKIRLSDVAIQTRISMKFLEAIEAGNLEILPETYIRAFIRDYAKAVGLDPDDAIKKYDLHVESLKAVTQQREIQPPKQSGGKQVSLTQAQKIAAGGIGVVILAILSYLAFSPNKKPPVDLSTTYDNTEVINQKKFDSAYTAATTPKIEKVDSSRLVLSADDTVWVNLVVDEGRTYDLLMRPGNRFTFWGKRKFNMTIGNAGGLTIVLNGHQYPPLGGSGVVIRNVTILKDGTIKK from the coding sequence ATGGAAAACTTTTCGGAATACCTGAGAAAACAGAGGCAGGAACGGAAGATCCGGCTGTCCGATGTCGCAATTCAGACTCGCATCAGCATGAAGTTTCTGGAAGCGATTGAGGCGGGGAACCTCGAGATTCTTCCGGAGACATACATCCGTGCGTTCATCAGAGATTATGCGAAGGCGGTCGGATTAGATCCCGACGACGCGATAAAGAAGTACGACCTCCACGTCGAATCGCTCAAGGCAGTTACCCAACAGAGAGAAATTCAGCCTCCGAAGCAAAGTGGCGGAAAACAGGTTAGTCTCACCCAAGCCCAGAAGATTGCCGCGGGCGGAATCGGTGTAGTGATACTGGCAATACTCTCTTACCTCGCTTTTTCTCCGAACAAGAAACCTCCCGTCGATCTGAGCACGACGTATGACAACACAGAAGTAATTAATCAAAAGAAATTCGATTCGGCTTATACTGCCGCCACGACGCCGAAGATTGAAAAAGTCGACAGCTCAAGACTTGTGCTCAGTGCCGACGATACCGTCTGGGTGAATCTTGTCGTTGACGAAGGGCGGACATACGATCTCTTAATGAGACCGGGCAACCGTTTCACTTTCTGGGGAAAACGGAAGTTCAACATGACGATCGGGAACGCTGGCGGATTAACAATCGTGCTGAACGGCCATCAATATCCACCGCTGGGTGGATCAGGCGTCGTCATCAGAAACGTAACGATACTAAAAGACGGTACCATTAAGAAGTGA
- the ligA gene encoding NAD-dependent DNA ligase LigA: protein MKSTAGDPGAEIEKLRREIRDHDYRYYVLAEPSISDYEYDQLMKRLTELERVHPELITPDSPTQRVGGEPIKGFKRVKHVQPMLSLEKIDASDLPTKETEPDREKRHRLQDQNTLPKLMDFDANIKKYLKTAVVEYVLEPKVDGVSIGVHYRRGKLALGVTRGDGQYGDDITVNLRTVRAIPLELKMKDPPALLEVRGEAYMSTKDFEKLNERMEASGEKSYPNARNATAGALKQLDPHLVSERPISAVFYGVGAAEGISFETHSEMLESLKRFGLSTQRKWWLCKGMEEVIRRYNESVVCRYDEKHDLRGELPYEIDGIVIKVNRMSAWKAIPSKTRAPGYAIVHKPVPWITPAETLLKGITVQVGRTGVLTPVAELEPVFLQGSTISRATLHNEDEVRRKDIRIGDTVVIRKAGMVIPEVVEVIKSKRPKGAREFDLYKFVDGKCPACGGTIAKERIAAGDKKEVAWRCQNVAGCPAQKTRRVEYFAQRKALDIESLGGIVAEKLVERKLVDEPLDLFDLKVNQLAGLNLGSDEEPRVFGEKNAIKVVNALQRARTLPLERWIQALAIPDVGEATARQLALVHDSLDELAGSEILKDLRDLGSKRSEIKTVSPKSRANPARTASELNARKKRYDILSREISEIENRLAKVKKSLAEVGPVAAGSVLDYFSSPGGRKIIRRLHELRIKPSGAVKAGTGSLEGKTFVLTGTLSSMSREEASELIRNAGGNVTGSVSKNTDYVVAGENPGSKYDSAKRLGVRILDEKEFLKLAGADTGAAAGDDLFAGSRERTSSEKAK, encoded by the coding sequence GTGAAGAGTACCGCGGGCGATCCAGGGGCGGAAATAGAAAAACTGCGGCGGGAAATCCGCGATCACGATTATAGGTACTATGTGCTCGCAGAGCCTTCAATCAGCGACTATGAATACGATCAGCTGATGAAGAGACTCACAGAGCTCGAGCGGGTGCATCCTGAGCTAATCACCCCCGATTCACCTACACAGCGGGTCGGCGGAGAACCCATCAAGGGTTTCAAGCGAGTCAAACATGTCCAACCGATGCTGTCGCTGGAGAAGATCGACGCATCGGATCTCCCTACCAAGGAGACCGAACCTGATCGCGAGAAGCGGCACAGACTTCAAGACCAGAACACGCTGCCCAAACTGATGGACTTCGACGCGAACATAAAGAAATATCTGAAGACTGCTGTTGTGGAATATGTTCTTGAACCTAAAGTGGACGGAGTCTCAATCGGTGTACACTATCGCAGAGGTAAACTCGCATTAGGTGTAACTCGTGGAGATGGGCAATACGGCGATGACATCACGGTGAATTTGCGGACAGTCCGCGCAATTCCGCTTGAATTAAAAATGAAAGATCCGCCTGCGCTTCTCGAGGTGCGGGGTGAAGCGTACATGTCGACAAAGGATTTCGAAAAACTCAACGAACGGATGGAAGCGTCCGGAGAAAAGAGTTATCCGAATGCGCGCAATGCTACGGCCGGGGCCCTGAAACAGTTAGATCCTCATCTCGTGTCCGAGCGACCCATAAGCGCGGTATTTTACGGAGTCGGCGCTGCTGAAGGGATAAGTTTTGAAACGCACTCTGAAATGCTCGAATCACTGAAACGGTTCGGCCTTTCCACGCAAAGAAAATGGTGGCTCTGCAAAGGTATGGAGGAAGTAATAAGACGGTACAATGAATCTGTGGTTTGCCGTTATGATGAGAAGCATGATCTGAGAGGTGAGCTCCCTTACGAAATCGACGGAATTGTGATTAAAGTGAACCGCATGTCTGCTTGGAAAGCAATACCCTCGAAGACACGGGCGCCGGGCTACGCTATTGTACACAAACCTGTCCCGTGGATCACCCCCGCTGAAACTCTCCTCAAAGGAATCACTGTGCAAGTCGGACGGACAGGAGTTCTCACTCCCGTTGCTGAATTGGAGCCGGTTTTCCTGCAGGGGTCAACAATTTCCCGGGCGACTCTGCACAATGAGGATGAAGTGCGGCGCAAAGACATTCGCATCGGGGACACGGTCGTCATACGTAAGGCTGGGATGGTGATCCCGGAGGTTGTGGAGGTAATTAAGTCGAAGCGTCCAAAGGGCGCCAGGGAATTCGACCTTTACAAATTTGTCGACGGGAAGTGTCCGGCCTGCGGCGGCACGATCGCGAAAGAAAGAATTGCCGCCGGAGACAAGAAAGAAGTAGCGTGGCGGTGTCAGAATGTCGCCGGCTGCCCGGCCCAGAAGACGAGGCGCGTGGAGTATTTCGCACAGCGCAAGGCTCTCGATATCGAATCGCTCGGCGGTATCGTTGCAGAAAAACTTGTGGAAAGAAAACTCGTGGATGAGCCGCTGGACCTGTTCGATCTGAAGGTAAACCAGCTCGCCGGACTCAACTTGGGTAGCGACGAAGAACCCAGAGTTTTCGGCGAGAAGAATGCGATCAAGGTTGTCAACGCCCTCCAGCGTGCGCGGACTCTTCCGCTTGAACGGTGGATACAAGCGCTCGCGATTCCAGATGTAGGAGAGGCAACAGCGAGACAACTCGCGCTAGTCCACGATTCACTTGATGAACTTGCCGGCTCAGAAATATTGAAGGACCTAAGGGATCTCGGATCTAAAAGATCTGAAATTAAGACCGTGTCGCCGAAGTCGCGTGCCAATCCGGCCAGGACCGCATCCGAATTAAATGCAAGGAAAAAAAGGTACGATATTCTATCCCGGGAAATTTCGGAGATCGAAAACCGGTTGGCAAAAGTAAAGAAGAGTCTTGCCGAAGTGGGGCCGGTGGCGGCGGGATCGGTTCTCGACTACTTCAGTTCGCCGGGGGGCAGGAAAATAATCCGCCGGCTTCACGAACTCCGTATCAAACCGTCTGGCGCGGTGAAAGCAGGAACCGGATCTCTTGAAGGGAAAACCTTTGTTCTGACCGGAACACTTTCATCGATGTCGCGCGAGGAGGCTTCCGAGCTCATAAGGAATGCCGGAGGAAATGTCACCGGGTCGGTAAGTAAGAACACCGATTATGTCGTTGCCGGTGAAAACCCGGGTTCGAAGTACGATAGCGCAAAAAGACTTGGTGTTCGTATATTGGATGAGAAGGAGTTTTTGAAGCTCGCCGGTGCTGATACAGGCGCGGCTGCCGGGGACGACCTCTTCGCCGGATCCCGCGAAAGGACTTCTTCAGAGAAAGCAAAATGA
- a CDS encoding STAS domain-containing protein, producing MKKKTFETETHKGYTLLRVNVDKLDAQVSPQLKAEFLVICQPPLKKFIVDMSSVKSCDSTGLSALLVAERQMRELKGEIHLVVPNQDVRNLFRITQLESIFTIHQSVESLD from the coding sequence ATGAAAAAGAAAACTTTCGAAACCGAAACCCACAAAGGGTACACTCTCCTCAGAGTGAATGTTGACAAGCTGGACGCACAGGTCTCTCCTCAATTGAAGGCCGAGTTTCTGGTTATCTGTCAGCCGCCGTTGAAGAAGTTCATCGTGGACATGAGCTCCGTAAAATCCTGCGACTCAACAGGCTTGAGCGCGCTCCTGGTTGCTGAAAGACAGATGAGAGAGCTGAAAGGTGAAATCCATCTGGTCGTGCCGAATCAGGATGTTCGTAACCTTTTCAGGATAACGCAGCTCGAGAGCATTTTTACTATCCATCAGTCGGTCGAATCGTTGGACTAA